The Cellulomonas sp. P24 genome contains a region encoding:
- a CDS encoding ABC transporter permease, with amino-acid sequence MSTETAAPRPRSARTRLVLTRVQTIAGQNGALMALILLWVVMSLLSPVFFTAQNMLNVGIQAAVVAILAFGQTFVIVSAGIDLSVGSVAALAAVVTGYGATTMGLSPVIAILLGMITGVLAGLVSGVLVAFGRLPAFIATMAMLSIARGLTLVVSQGMPLPQPSMVAWFGKTIDGWLPMPVVIMVVLGALASFILGRTYTGRAMYAIGGNEEAARLSGINVQRQKLIIYALSGLFAAVAGLVLAGRLVSAQPQAASGYELDAIAAVVIGGASLSGGTGRAFGTFVGALVLAVIRNGLNLLNVSSFWQQVVIGAVIALAVLTDTLRRRRT; translated from the coding sequence GTGTCAACTGAGACTGCTGCCCCTCGCCCGAGGTCCGCGCGGACTCGACTCGTCCTCACGCGCGTGCAGACCATCGCCGGTCAGAACGGCGCCTTGATGGCGCTGATCCTGCTCTGGGTCGTGATGTCCCTCCTCAGCCCGGTGTTCTTCACGGCGCAGAACATGCTCAACGTCGGGATCCAGGCCGCCGTGGTGGCCATCCTGGCCTTCGGGCAGACGTTCGTGATCGTCTCGGCCGGCATCGATCTGTCCGTCGGCTCGGTCGCCGCCCTCGCGGCCGTCGTGACCGGCTACGGCGCCACCACGATGGGTCTGAGCCCCGTGATCGCGATCCTGCTCGGGATGATCACCGGCGTCCTGGCCGGCCTGGTCTCCGGGGTGCTCGTCGCCTTCGGCCGGCTCCCGGCGTTCATCGCCACGATGGCGATGCTGTCGATCGCCCGAGGTCTCACCCTCGTGGTGTCCCAGGGCATGCCGCTCCCGCAGCCCTCCATGGTCGCCTGGTTCGGCAAGACCATCGACGGCTGGCTGCCGATGCCCGTCGTGATCATGGTCGTCCTCGGGGCGCTCGCCTCGTTCATCCTCGGCCGCACGTACACCGGGCGCGCCATGTACGCGATCGGCGGCAACGAGGAGGCCGCGCGGCTGTCAGGCATCAACGTGCAGCGCCAGAAGCTGATCATCTATGCGCTCTCCGGGCTGTTCGCGGCCGTCGCAGGACTTGTGCTGGCCGGTCGCCTGGTCTCGGCGCAGCCCCAGGCGGCCTCGGGCTACGAGCTCGATGCGATCGCCGCCGTGGTGATCGGCGGAGCGAGTCTCTCCGGCGGGACCGGGCGGGCGTTCGGCACGTTCGTCGGTGCGCTCGTGCTGGCCGTGATCCGGAACGGTCTGAACCTTCTCAACGTCTCGTCGTTCTGGCAGCAGGTCGTCATCGGTGCGGTCATCGCCCTCGCGGTGCTCACCGACACCCTGCGCCGCCGCCGGACCTGA
- a CDS encoding LacI family DNA-binding transcriptional regulator → MATIKEVARAANVSTASVSRVLSGHPSASEDLRRRVLAAAAELNFRPNAVARSLRTTGTRTVGLVVSDLLNPFFTELARAVEDTARAAGFSVIVGNADEDPTQQDHYVRILLERQVDGLIVVPTVETSPLLREAAEQGHPLVLVDRPAADVHAPIVMADGSAAIHELVDHLVGTGRRRLAVISGPDHAGTSRERLVAYRAALASHGLDLPDAFVVHGDFRAGSGHDALASLLALPEAPDAVFVANGPMALGALQLIGEHEGTSTVRIPEDLALAVFDDMPWFTLLRPTLTAIAQPTSLLGERAMQMLLDRIGGTDVADEHLGCRLELRESTQRRNS, encoded by the coding sequence ATGGCGACGATCAAGGAAGTGGCACGGGCGGCGAACGTGTCGACCGCCTCTGTCTCGCGAGTCCTCAGCGGACACCCCAGTGCATCCGAGGACCTGCGCAGGCGCGTGCTCGCCGCCGCAGCCGAGCTCAACTTCCGGCCCAACGCCGTGGCGCGCTCGCTGCGCACCACCGGTACGCGGACCGTCGGCCTCGTGGTCTCCGACCTGCTCAACCCGTTCTTCACCGAGCTCGCCCGAGCGGTCGAGGACACGGCACGGGCCGCCGGCTTCTCCGTGATCGTCGGGAACGCCGACGAGGACCCGACCCAGCAGGACCACTACGTCCGGATCCTGCTCGAGCGTCAGGTGGACGGGCTCATCGTCGTCCCGACCGTCGAGACGTCACCGCTCCTGCGCGAGGCGGCCGAGCAGGGGCACCCGCTCGTGCTCGTCGACCGACCGGCGGCCGACGTCCATGCGCCGATCGTGATGGCAGACGGCTCGGCCGCCATCCATGAGCTGGTCGACCACCTCGTCGGGACGGGCCGCCGCCGCCTGGCTGTCATCAGCGGTCCCGACCACGCGGGCACGTCCCGCGAGCGCCTGGTCGCGTACCGTGCGGCCCTCGCGAGCCACGGTCTGGACCTCCCGGACGCCTTCGTCGTGCACGGAGACTTCCGGGCCGGATCCGGGCACGACGCCCTGGCCTCGCTGCTCGCGTTGCCGGAGGCGCCCGACGCCGTGTTCGTCGCCAACGGGCCGATGGCGCTCGGAGCCCTGCAGCTGATCGGCGAGCACGAGGGGACCTCGACGGTGAGGATCCCGGAGGACCTCGCGCTCGCCGTCTTCGACGACATGCCGTGGTTCACGCTGCTCCGCCCCACCCTCACCGCCATCGCCCAGCCGACGTCACTGCTCGGCGAGCGCGCGATGCAGATGCTCCTCGACCGGATCGGCGGCACGGACGTCGCGGACGAGCACCTCGGCTGCCGGCTGGAGCTGCGGGAGTCCACCCAGAGGAGGAACTCATGA
- a CDS encoding substrate-binding domain-containing protein, translated as MKKPTMKFLTLAAAGAILLSACSSGSTTAASTASGSASAGAQSSKISIGLALSTLNNPFFVSLRDGAQKAADAAGVTLVVTDGGNDATTQANQIQNFQAQKLNGVIINAVDSDAAGPIVAPLIAAKTPVVAVDRAVNGATVNSFIASDNVAGGALAADALAKAIGEKGKIIVLQGTAGTSAARDRGQGFTDAIKKYPNIQIVATQPADFDRTKGLDVATNLMQAHPDAVGIFAENDEMALGAIQALGDRAGKSVFVVGFDGTADGVAAIKAGTMAASIAQQPEDLGKSAVDTLLALIDGKTVEKTIGVPVVVLDKANA; from the coding sequence ATGAAGAAGCCCACAATGAAGTTCCTGACCCTCGCGGCTGCGGGAGCGATCCTGCTCTCTGCGTGCAGCTCGGGCTCGACCACAGCAGCCTCCACTGCGAGTGGTTCCGCGTCCGCCGGTGCCCAGTCGTCGAAGATCAGCATCGGTCTGGCGCTGTCCACGCTCAACAACCCGTTCTTCGTGTCGCTGCGTGACGGCGCCCAGAAGGCTGCCGATGCCGCGGGCGTGACCCTCGTCGTCACGGACGGCGGCAACGACGCCACCACGCAGGCCAACCAGATCCAGAACTTCCAGGCGCAGAAGCTCAACGGCGTCATCATCAACGCGGTCGACTCCGACGCGGCCGGCCCCATCGTCGCACCGCTGATCGCGGCGAAGACTCCTGTGGTCGCGGTGGACCGCGCAGTCAACGGCGCGACCGTCAACTCGTTCATCGCCTCGGACAACGTCGCCGGTGGCGCTCTGGCCGCTGATGCGCTGGCCAAGGCGATCGGGGAGAAGGGCAAGATCATCGTGCTCCAGGGCACCGCGGGCACGTCGGCCGCGCGCGACCGTGGCCAGGGCTTCACCGACGCCATCAAGAAGTACCCGAACATCCAGATCGTCGCGACGCAGCCCGCCGACTTCGACCGCACCAAGGGCCTCGACGTCGCCACGAACCTCATGCAGGCCCACCCCGATGCCGTGGGCATCTTCGCCGAGAACGACGAGATGGCCCTCGGTGCGATCCAGGCCCTCGGTGACCGTGCCGGCAAGAGCGTCTTCGTCGTCGGGTTCGACGGCACGGCCGACGGTGTCGCCGCGATCAAGGCGGGAACGATGGCTGCCTCGATCGCGCAGCAGCCGGAAGATCTCGGCAAGTCGGCAGTCGACACCCTCCTGGCACTGATCGACGGGAAGACCGTCGAGAAGACCATCGGTGTCCCGGTCGTCGTGCTGGACAAGGCCAACGCCTGA
- a CDS encoding LuxR C-terminal-related transcriptional regulator — protein MLSTRADPDLPLSRWRVRGEVVEIRAADLRFTSAEAAAYLNDATGLRLTAADVETLEERTEGWIAALQLAALSIRGREDVSSFIARFAGTDRYIVDYLVEEVLAHQSEPVREFLLRSSVLDRFTGPLCDAVVGRDDGRDVLLGLERANLFLVPLDDRREWFRYHHLFADVLRARMLAEQPDLVPLLHDRASRWFESHDRVQDAVRHALAARDVDRAVHLMELAAPTIRRDRQDQVMLGWLKQLPDDAVRRSPVLSVFYGYMLMVSGNSEAAEPFFDAAERAMATVAEGSAPPWARTEELRTLPATIAIYRASLAQARGDTAGTAEHARRALALAGPDDHLARGGAAGFLGLAAWARGDVSSALETFAQAVASLHAGGNLVDELTSTVVLADMWLTAGRPGTARRLYERALHVAQTPGAPVLRAIPDLHVGLSELDYEAGDLEGARRRLETAAAFDEHASLTESRYRWFVAMGRVAGAEGDPEQALDFLDQAERVYLHGFFPDVRPIAAMRARVLITQGELTRAADWARDRGVAATDEVGYLREFDHLTLVRLLLAQHREQPDPDALRQAEHLLTRLREAAETSGRAGSLAEITMLTALAQDARGQRQQALRSLGDTWAQMPEPDAWARLFLDEGDPMTALLRDAARRGPARDHARRLLGLEVSGDVGTPGPGRPASSVTEPLSERERQVLRLLESELTGPQIARELFVTLNTLRSHTKRIFTKLDVTNRRAAVRLARERGLL, from the coding sequence GTGCTCAGCACCCGCGCCGACCCGGACCTGCCACTGTCTCGATGGCGGGTCCGTGGGGAGGTGGTCGAGATCCGTGCGGCCGACCTGCGGTTCACGTCCGCGGAGGCCGCTGCGTACCTCAACGACGCGACCGGGCTGCGCCTCACCGCCGCGGATGTGGAGACCCTCGAGGAGCGCACCGAGGGGTGGATCGCCGCGCTCCAGCTTGCAGCCCTGTCCATCCGGGGACGTGAGGACGTCAGCAGCTTCATCGCCCGGTTCGCCGGGACGGACCGGTACATCGTCGACTACCTCGTGGAGGAGGTCCTCGCGCACCAGAGCGAGCCTGTGCGCGAGTTCCTGCTCCGCTCCTCGGTTCTCGACCGATTCACGGGTCCGCTCTGTGACGCCGTCGTCGGTCGCGACGACGGCCGAGACGTGCTCCTGGGCCTCGAGCGGGCCAACCTCTTCCTCGTGCCCCTGGACGATCGGCGGGAGTGGTTCCGCTACCACCACCTGTTCGCCGACGTCCTGCGGGCGCGGATGCTCGCCGAGCAACCGGACCTGGTCCCGCTGCTGCACGATCGCGCCAGCCGGTGGTTCGAGAGCCACGATCGCGTCCAGGACGCGGTGCGGCACGCACTGGCCGCCCGGGACGTCGACCGTGCGGTGCACCTCATGGAGCTCGCCGCGCCGACGATCCGGCGTGACCGGCAGGACCAGGTGATGCTCGGGTGGCTGAAGCAGCTGCCCGACGACGCCGTGCGGCGCAGCCCGGTGCTCAGCGTCTTCTACGGCTACATGCTCATGGTCTCCGGGAACTCCGAGGCGGCCGAGCCATTCTTCGACGCAGCGGAACGCGCGATGGCCACGGTGGCGGAAGGGTCGGCTCCGCCCTGGGCGAGGACCGAAGAGCTGCGCACGTTGCCGGCGACCATCGCCATCTACCGCGCCTCGCTCGCGCAGGCACGGGGTGACACAGCGGGCACGGCGGAGCACGCTCGGCGCGCGCTCGCACTGGCCGGCCCCGACGACCATCTCGCGCGCGGCGGCGCGGCCGGGTTCCTCGGTCTCGCCGCGTGGGCGAGGGGGGACGTGTCGAGCGCGCTGGAGACGTTCGCTCAGGCGGTGGCGAGCCTGCACGCGGGAGGCAACCTCGTCGACGAGCTCACCAGCACCGTGGTGCTCGCCGACATGTGGCTCACGGCGGGTCGCCCGGGCACGGCACGGCGACTCTACGAACGCGCACTTCACGTGGCACAGACGCCAGGCGCGCCCGTCCTGCGGGCGATCCCTGACCTGCACGTGGGGCTCAGCGAGCTGGACTACGAAGCCGGCGACCTCGAGGGCGCCAGGCGGCGCCTCGAGACCGCCGCAGCGTTCGACGAGCACGCGTCCCTGACCGAGAGCCGCTACCGATGGTTCGTGGCGATGGGACGGGTGGCCGGGGCAGAGGGCGACCCGGAGCAGGCACTGGACTTCCTGGACCAGGCGGAGCGTGTCTACCTCCACGGCTTCTTCCCTGATGTGCGGCCCATCGCAGCGATGAGGGCCCGGGTCCTGATCACGCAGGGCGAGCTGACGCGGGCCGCCGACTGGGCGCGTGACCGCGGCGTGGCCGCCACGGACGAGGTGGGCTACCTGCGCGAGTTCGATCACCTCACCCTGGTCCGGCTGCTCCTCGCGCAGCACCGCGAACAGCCCGACCCCGACGCGCTCCGTCAGGCGGAGCACCTGTTGACGAGGCTACGTGAGGCAGCCGAGACGTCCGGTCGTGCCGGGAGTCTCGCCGAGATCACGATGCTCACCGCACTGGCACAGGACGCTCGGGGACAGCGGCAGCAGGCCCTGCGGTCGCTCGGCGACACCTGGGCGCAGATGCCCGAGCCCGACGCCTGGGCGCGGCTCTTCCTGGACGAGGGCGACCCCATGACGGCGCTGCTCCGTGACGCCGCCAGGCGGGGCCCCGCGCGGGACCACGCGCGTCGCCTGCTCGGCCTCGAGGTGTCGGGCGACGTCGGCACCCCTGGCCCTGGTCGCCCGGCGTCATCGGTGACCGAGCCGCTGAGCGAGCGGGAACGGCAGGTGCTCCGACTGCTCGAGAGTGAGCTGACCGGTCCGCAGATCGCCCGCGAGCTGTTCGTCACGCTCAACACGCTGCGCAGCCACACCAAGCGGATCTTCACCAAGCTCGACGTCACGAACCGTCGCGCGGCCGTGCGCCTCGCACGCGAACGCGGCTTGCTGTAG
- a CDS encoding bifunctional diguanylate cyclase/phosphodiesterase: protein MADGGARKPFLAPPSPLAVYVTTITSLGAAGIAIVIFAGPWSVSFTRILIGPTVFLVLAALVGEVKPLRLLQGDTPAGTLSASAPFILALVAGAGVGVAVLAQGVASLMDDIFHRREARKSVFNIAQYTLSVLGARAVYCWLTHTPFLGGPASVHVRDLGPLLVAGMAMITINLTLVAGVVALATGQSVLSLLRDDARHYAVTNLVLICIGCIAAYVAADGVSVLALLAAPVVAAYLMTASATRHAHLASHDSLTGLGNRDRLLRVLDRAFAAAQKTTSQGPGLVLLDLDHFKDINDTLGHPFGDKLLRHVADRFVSALPDDTLVHRLGGDEFAVVVPGGLGDCQQVARELLTALDAPIRIENLELLVRASAGVAVAPWHGADAEALMKRVDIALYHAKLERDRISTYAPEFDINTLERLQLLADLRVALDTSELYVDYQPQVDLSDSRTVGVEALVRWTHPVHGSVRPDDFIPLAESSGLISPLTAFVLDTALGDLARWRTSGHDIRMAVNLSARHLSDLALPRQIAEALAKHHIPAAALVLEVTETGILSDPTRADSVIGALRELGVGIAVDDYGTGNASLSYLKRLRIDELKVDRSFVSDMATDRHDLIIVRSTIALALALGLRVVAEGIEDEPTTAALRELGHVIGQGYHLGRPTTPDQTLRRLDAERHSGAAPSIASL, encoded by the coding sequence GTGGCTGACGGAGGCGCCAGGAAGCCGTTCCTGGCGCCTCCGTCGCCCCTTGCTGTCTACGTCACGACGATCACCAGCCTGGGCGCGGCCGGCATCGCCATCGTCATCTTCGCCGGTCCGTGGTCGGTCTCATTCACTCGGATCCTCATCGGACCCACCGTCTTCCTCGTGCTTGCGGCCCTCGTGGGCGAGGTGAAGCCCCTGCGACTGCTTCAAGGAGACACACCGGCGGGGACTCTCTCGGCATCGGCGCCGTTCATCCTTGCCCTCGTTGCCGGGGCAGGCGTCGGGGTGGCAGTGCTCGCCCAGGGCGTCGCGAGCCTGATGGACGACATCTTCCACCGCCGTGAGGCGAGGAAGTCCGTGTTCAACATCGCGCAGTACACCCTGAGCGTGCTCGGCGCCCGCGCGGTGTACTGCTGGCTGACCCACACCCCGTTCCTCGGCGGACCGGCATCCGTCCACGTTCGTGACCTCGGGCCGCTCCTGGTGGCAGGTATGGCGATGATCACGATCAACCTCACGCTCGTCGCAGGAGTGGTCGCACTCGCCACGGGCCAGTCCGTGTTGTCCCTCCTGCGTGACGACGCCCGCCACTACGCCGTCACGAATCTCGTGCTGATCTGCATCGGCTGCATCGCGGCCTACGTCGCGGCGGACGGAGTCAGCGTTCTTGCGCTGCTCGCGGCGCCCGTCGTCGCCGCGTACCTGATGACCGCTTCGGCGACACGTCACGCGCACCTCGCCTCCCACGACTCGCTCACCGGCCTGGGCAACCGGGACCGGCTCCTGCGCGTGCTCGACCGGGCCTTTGCCGCTGCCCAGAAGACGACGTCGCAGGGCCCCGGCCTCGTGCTGCTGGACCTCGATCACTTCAAGGACATCAACGACACTCTCGGGCACCCCTTCGGCGACAAGCTGCTCCGGCACGTGGCCGACCGGTTCGTCTCCGCCCTGCCCGACGACACGTTGGTGCACCGGCTCGGCGGAGACGAGTTCGCAGTCGTCGTCCCAGGCGGCCTGGGCGACTGCCAGCAGGTCGCGCGCGAGCTCCTCACCGCGCTGGACGCACCGATCCGGATCGAGAACCTCGAGCTGCTGGTACGGGCCAGTGCCGGCGTCGCCGTCGCACCGTGGCACGGTGCGGACGCCGAGGCCCTGATGAAGCGGGTCGACATCGCGCTGTATCACGCCAAGCTCGAACGCGATCGCATCAGCACGTACGCACCCGAGTTCGACATCAACACCCTGGAGCGACTCCAGCTGCTCGCTGACCTGCGCGTGGCCCTGGACACGAGTGAGCTGTACGTGGACTACCAGCCGCAGGTCGACCTGTCCGACTCCCGCACCGTCGGGGTGGAGGCCCTTGTCCGGTGGACGCACCCTGTGCACGGTTCGGTTCGCCCCGACGACTTCATCCCTCTGGCCGAGAGCTCCGGCCTCATCTCACCGCTGACCGCATTCGTTCTCGACACGGCTCTCGGAGACCTCGCCCGGTGGCGCACCTCGGGTCACGACATCCGCATGGCGGTGAACCTGTCAGCGCGCCATCTCTCGGATCTCGCCCTGCCACGCCAGATCGCCGAGGCACTGGCGAAGCACCACATCCCCGCTGCCGCGCTGGTTCTCGAGGTCACAGAGACCGGCATCCTCTCGGACCCCACTCGTGCGGACTCGGTCATCGGTGCCCTGCGCGAGCTCGGGGTCGGGATCGCGGTCGACGACTACGGCACCGGGAACGCCTCCCTGAGCTACCTCAAGCGTCTCCGGATCGACGAGCTGAAGGTGGACAGGTCCTTCGTCAGCGACATGGCCACCGACCGCCACGATCTCATCATCGTGCGCTCGACCATCGCTCTCGCACTTGCTCTCGGTCTGCGTGTGGTCGCCGAAGGGATCGAGGACGAGCCGACGACCGCCGCTCTGCGCGAGCTCGGACACGTCATCGGCCAGGGCTACCACCTCGGCCGCCCGACGACGCCTGACCAGACGCTGCGGAGACTCGACGCTGAGCGACACTCCGGCGCGGCCCCGTCGATCGCGAGCCTCTGA
- a CDS encoding DUF5317 domain-containing protein, producing MLLLAVCSLAVVSPLLALRWPAALLLRRWRWPLLIWAALAVQVVIIEIPLPHGLAPIVHVATYVIALGFLWMNRHVPGALLVGAGAASNGITIALNSGVLPASRAATAAAGIDPHLAFANTAVVTHPVLPWLGDIFAWPAPLPLANTFSIGDILIVLGVVIATWTGTRRIRTG from the coding sequence ATGCTGCTGCTCGCCGTCTGCTCTCTCGCAGTTGTCTCTCCTCTCCTCGCGCTGCGGTGGCCTGCCGCCTTGCTGCTGCGTCGCTGGCGCTGGCCTCTGTTGATCTGGGCCGCCCTTGCGGTCCAGGTGGTGATCATCGAGATCCCGCTTCCGCACGGTCTCGCGCCGATCGTGCACGTCGCGACCTACGTGATCGCGCTCGGGTTCCTGTGGATGAACCGGCACGTCCCGGGAGCGCTGCTCGTCGGGGCCGGGGCCGCGTCGAACGGAATCACGATCGCCCTCAACTCCGGCGTCCTCCCGGCTTCCAGGGCAGCGACGGCCGCCGCCGGGATCGACCCTCACCTGGCATTCGCCAACACCGCGGTCGTCACCCACCCGGTCCTTCCATGGCTCGGTGACATCTTCGCCTGGCCCGCACCGCTACCACTCGCCAACACCTTCAGCATCGGCGACATCCTCATCGTCCTTGGTGTCGTCATCGCGACGTGGACCGGAACACGCCGCATACGAACGGGCTAG
- a CDS encoding sugar ABC transporter ATP-binding protein, whose translation MTESPTAPSAGPELLRVEGLVKKFPGVVALGGVSFDLHAGEVHVLLGENGAGKSTLIKCLAGVYQPDGGQVVVDGRPVSIATSARAEALGIATIHQEFNLVPQLSIAENVLLGRQPRRFGLVDKRRMNAEARVVMARVGLDLDPRTPVAGLGVARQQLVEIAKALSLDARVLILDEPTAALTDAEVDRLLELMTELRAHGVGLIFISHHLDEIRRIGDRVTVLRDGNSVGTVPASTSTDELVRMMVGRSIEQQYPRERGDAGDELLRVEHLTAHGRFDDISLSVRAGEVVGIAGLVGAGRTEVLRAVFGADTYDAGSVTVRGKALPRHDVHAAIGAGLGLVPEDRKAQGLVLSASVGENLGLVALGRATRRGIVNRRWLRKLAADTVDDLKIRTPNTQAMVKNLSGGNQQKVVMGKWLSADPAVLLLDEPTRGVDVGARVEIYQLVNKLTSSGRGVLMVSSDLPEVLGMCDRIVVMARGRIVGELTHQEATQDAVMALVVTDEESTRVN comes from the coding sequence ATGACCGAGAGCCCGACCGCCCCGTCCGCCGGACCGGAGCTCCTGCGGGTCGAGGGCCTGGTCAAGAAGTTCCCGGGCGTCGTCGCGCTGGGCGGGGTCTCGTTCGACCTGCACGCGGGGGAGGTGCACGTGCTCCTCGGCGAGAACGGGGCCGGCAAGTCCACCCTGATCAAGTGCCTGGCCGGGGTGTACCAGCCGGACGGCGGACAGGTCGTCGTCGACGGTCGACCGGTGAGCATCGCGACGAGCGCACGCGCCGAGGCTCTCGGCATCGCCACGATCCACCAGGAGTTCAACCTCGTCCCTCAGCTCAGCATCGCCGAGAACGTGCTGCTGGGACGTCAGCCCCGCCGGTTCGGGCTCGTGGACAAGCGGCGCATGAATGCCGAGGCCCGCGTCGTGATGGCCCGGGTCGGCCTCGACCTCGACCCCCGCACCCCTGTCGCCGGCCTGGGAGTCGCGCGCCAACAGCTCGTCGAGATCGCCAAGGCGCTGAGCCTGGACGCCCGCGTCCTGATCCTCGACGAGCCGACCGCCGCACTGACCGATGCCGAGGTGGACCGGCTGCTCGAGCTGATGACCGAGCTCCGGGCGCACGGGGTCGGCCTGATCTTCATCTCGCACCACCTCGACGAGATCCGGCGCATCGGCGATCGGGTCACGGTGCTGCGCGACGGGAACTCGGTCGGGACGGTCCCCGCCAGCACCTCCACCGACGAGCTCGTCCGGATGATGGTGGGGCGGTCGATCGAGCAGCAGTACCCGCGCGAGCGTGGCGATGCCGGCGACGAGCTGCTGCGTGTCGAGCACCTGACGGCCCACGGTCGGTTCGACGACATCTCGCTCAGCGTCCGCGCCGGTGAGGTCGTCGGCATCGCCGGTCTGGTGGGAGCGGGACGGACCGAGGTGCTCCGCGCAGTCTTCGGGGCCGACACCTACGACGCGGGCAGTGTCACGGTGCGCGGGAAGGCGCTGCCGCGCCACGACGTCCATGCCGCCATCGGCGCGGGTCTCGGGCTCGTCCCCGAGGACCGCAAGGCCCAGGGCCTCGTCCTCAGCGCATCGGTCGGCGAGAACCTTGGCCTGGTCGCGCTCGGACGCGCCACCAGACGGGGCATCGTCAACCGGCGGTGGTTGCGCAAGCTGGCCGCCGACACCGTCGACGACCTGAAGATCCGGACGCCGAACACGCAGGCGATGGTCAAGAACCTCTCCGGAGGCAACCAGCAGAAGGTCGTCATGGGCAAGTGGCTCTCGGCCGACCCCGCGGTCCTGCTGCTCGACGAGCCGACCCGCGGCGTCGACGTCGGCGCGCGGGTCGAGATCTACCAGCTCGTCAACAAGCTCACGAGCTCGGGCCGAGGCGTCCTGATGGTCTCCTCGGACCTGCCCGAGGTCCTGGGGATGTGCGACCGCATCGTCGTCATGGCCCGGGGCCGCATCGTCGGCGAGCTCACCCACCAGGAAGCTACCCAGGACGCCGTCATGGCACTGGTCGTCACAGATGAGGAGTCCACCCGTGTCAACTGA
- a CDS encoding VOC family protein produces the protein MEIQLSMMILEVRDLAASIAFYRVLGLDLPDPEPGRPVVIHRMGSGVSLLLTTSFAATYDPAWTRPAGGYQQLLEFYVGDDAVVDQRWADLVAAGYHGRMPPTQTVGPYAAMVDDPDGNVVLLTSDTAARVDTTDT, from the coding sequence GTGGAGATCCAGCTCAGCATGATGATCCTCGAGGTCCGCGATCTTGCGGCGTCGATCGCGTTCTACCGCGTCCTGGGCCTCGACCTACCCGACCCGGAGCCCGGTCGACCCGTCGTGATCCACCGGATGGGCAGCGGCGTCAGTCTGCTGCTGACCACGTCGTTCGCGGCCACCTACGACCCGGCATGGACCCGCCCGGCCGGTGGCTACCAGCAGCTGCTCGAGTTCTATGTGGGCGATGACGCCGTCGTCGACCAGCGATGGGCCGACCTCGTGGCCGCCGGGTACCACGGCCGCATGCCACCCACGCAGACCGTGGGCCCCTACGCGGCCATGGTCGACGACCCGGACGGCAACGTCGTCCTTCTCACGTCGGACACAGCGGCCCGGGTCGACACGACGGACACGTAA
- a CDS encoding nuclear transport factor 2 family protein, which yields MIQLVNTRYGPQARNRLDETAAATADGARAALESFYYALNQRDRDALREVWAMDPLAQLNNPLGGILRGGDAVAELYDRIFTGPVVVQVTLGDIVEYLGPEHAVFAGRETGTYTRPDGTVTPLEIRTSRYFRYHDGRWRQYHHHGSIDDPEALDAYRRSVAG from the coding sequence ATGATCCAGCTCGTGAACACGCGCTATGGCCCGCAGGCCCGCAACCGGCTCGACGAGACCGCCGCAGCCACGGCCGACGGAGCGCGCGCCGCCCTGGAGTCCTTCTACTACGCGCTCAACCAGCGCGACAGAGACGCGCTGCGGGAGGTATGGGCCATGGACCCGCTGGCCCAGCTGAACAACCCGCTGGGCGGCATCCTTCGTGGCGGCGACGCGGTCGCCGAGCTCTACGACCGCATCTTCACCGGCCCAGTGGTGGTGCAGGTGACCCTCGGCGACATCGTCGAGTACCTCGGCCCCGAGCACGCCGTCTTCGCCGGCCGTGAGACCGGCACCTACACGCGCCCAGACGGCACGGTCACGCCCCTCGAGATCCGGACCAGCCGCTACTTCCGCTATCACGACGGCCGGTGGCGCCAGTACCACCACCACGGCAGCATCGACGACCCCGAGGCGCTCGACGCCTATCGACGGAGCGTCGCCGGATAG